From the genome of Pelmatolapia mariae isolate MD_Pm_ZW linkage group LG12, Pm_UMD_F_2, whole genome shotgun sequence, one region includes:
- the c7a gene encoding complement component C7, with the protein MCNQEVHCQWGPFGSWSECDSCTKFQTRTRSMVVYAQFGGNRCYGERSETRPCETTQGCPIEDGCGNRFRCRSGKCVSQSLVCNGDQDCEEDGLDESNCDISKYIVCSNSVPPPNIEILGLGFDSVSGKSRASVINTKSFGGQCRTIFSGVHNSVYRLPLSTLQYSFLVKAQNDFSDEMYTSKWHYAKDIVKRQTVTGTTTGYHNYDFHEQHDKTQNKKLLVLKNDIEVAQFQTNAPRYIPISEAFWKVLVKLPSVYDYSAYRKVLERFGTHYLSAGSLGGSFKVIATIDEETENNMVSESEQYDECSRTKRWILIFPITTVKCKRGQRTHSSSTGTSRSNNLKKVDVEGGGVSHIAALNMMNLDNPERNWEMYSNWAESVRSFPQVIKQKLRPLSELVKEVQCAGLKKLYLRRAIDQYLAESDPCHCRPCRNNGMVVMDGDECKCICKPNTSGPACEQGTEAEGQQGVIHGSWSCWSAWSSCSGGRRSRSRSCSNPYPQNGGQHCIGEPAETSDCEDEELQYLRTMEPQCFDYTLPASQKCGTPPALINGYILDPKDIYLVGSKVEYTCTEGFYLVGHSTIECTADQTWSARPGLCTVTRCQIGLLADAVIASPLKEAYDIGELVTFSCPAGKRLTGEATAICNPSLDFSPNPADVRCIQDSAPEPRIAPGVQCKLWEKPSRGKCVCKMPIECGSSLKLCATAAVGRKSVLLDVCKMYALQCMGKKYMTAEDSTCIWPERNTTGCTGCHMWENCDDQTNDCRCKDSADCANPGYNVCVRVGEDETAATQTMSECEAGLRRCKGEKVFVVSIQPCTS; encoded by the exons ATGTGTAACCAGGAAGTTCATTGCCAGTGGGGTCCTTTTGGCAGTTGGTCAGAATGTGATAGCTGCACCAAATTTCAG ACAAGAACCCGATCCATGGTTGTCTACGCTCAGTTCGGTGGAAACCGTTGCTATGGAGAGCGAAGCGAGACGAGGCCTTGTGAAACCACACAAGGCTGCCCTATTGAGGATGGATGTGGAAACAGGTTTCGCTGTCGATCGG GGAAGTGTGTTAGCCAGTCTCTGGTGTGTAATGGAGATCAGGACTGTGAGGAAGATGGACTCGATGAGAGTAACTGTGACATTTCAAAATACATTGTTTGTTCAAACTCGGTTCCTCCGCCTAACATTGAAATCCTAGGACTCGG GTTTGACTCTGTGTCAGGAAAGAGCAGAGCAAGTGTCATCAATACTAAGAGCTTTGGTGGCCAGTGCCGCACCATCTTCAGCGGTGTTCACAATTCTGTTTATCGACTGCCCCTTAGTACTCTTCAGTACAGCTTTTTG GTTAAAGCCCAGAATGACTTCAGTGATGAGATGTACACCAGCAAATGGCACTATGCAAAGGATATTGTCAAGAGGCAGACAGTAACCGGGACCACCACGGGATATCACAACTATGATTTTCATGAACAACACGACAAGACTCAG AACAAAAAGCTTTTAGTTTTAAAGAATGACATCGAGGTAGCTCAGTTCCAGACTAACGCTCCTCGGTACATCCCAATATCCGAGGCGTTTTGGAAGGTGCTGGTCAAACTCCCATCTGTCTATGACTACTCGGCCTACAGGAAGGTTTTGGAAAGGTTTGGAACGCACTACCTGTCTGCAGGAAGCTTAGGAGGCTCCTTCAAAGTTATTGCCACAATTGatgaagaaactgaaaacaatATGG TCAGCGAAAGTGAGCAGTATGACGAATGTTCAAGGACTAAACGCTGGATTCTCATATTCCCCATCACCACAGTGAAGTGTAAGAGAGGCCAGCGCACTCACTCATCAAGCACAG GAACCAGCAGGAGCAATAATCTGAAAAAAGTGGATGTGGAGGGAGGAGGTGTCTCACATATTGCAGCGCTGAATATGATGAACCTAGATAATCCGGAGAGAAACTGGGAAATGTACTCAAACTGGGCAGAGTCTGTTAGGTCGTTTCCACAGGTCATAAAACAAAAG CTGCGGCCGCTGTCAGAGCTGGTGAAGGAGGTTCAGTGTGCTGGTTTGAAGAAGCTCTACCTTCGCAGGGCCATAGATCAGTACCTTGCTGAAAGTGACCCCTGCCACTGCCGGCCATGCAGGAACAATGGAATGGTTGTCATGGATGGAGATGAATGTAAGTGCATCTGCAAGCCTAACACGTCAGGACCAGCCTGTGAGCAAGGAACTGAAGCGGAAGGGCAGCAGG GAGTGATCCATGGTAGCTGGTCCTGTTGGTCTGCCTGgtcatcatgctctgggggccGAAGGTCTCGTAGTCGTTCCTGCTCTAACCCCTACCCTCAGAATGGGGGACAGCACTGTATCGGAGAACCAGCTGAGACGTCCGACTGCGAAGATGAAGAGCTGCAATACTTAAG AACTATGGAGCCTCAGTGCTTTGACTATACTCTCCCAGCAAGCCAGAAGTGTGGAACCCCACCTGCTCTGATCAATGGCTACATTCTG GATCCAAAGGACATTTATCTTGTGGGTAGTAAAGTTGAATACACCTGCACTGAAGGTTTTTATCTTGTTGGTCACAGCACCATAGAGTGCACTGCTGATCAAACCTGGTCTGCCCGGCCTGGATTGTGCACAG TTACAAGGTGCCAGATTGGACTCCTTGCAGATGCTGTCATAGCCTCTCCTTTAAAGGAGGCCTATGACATAGGAGAGTTAGTAACATTCTCCTGCCCAGCGGGTAAACGGCTAACAGGCGAAGCCACGGCTATTTGCAATCCCAGTCTGGATTTTTCACCAAACCCAGCAGACGTCAGGTGCATCCAAG ACAGCGCACCAGAACCACGCATTGCTCCTGGAGTGCAGTGTAAACTGTGGGAAAAGCCTTCCAGAGGAAAATGTGTTTGCAAAATGCCTATTGAGTGTGG CTCATCTTTGAAGTTGTGTGCCACAGCTGCTGTAGGTAGAAAATCGGTCCTTCTGGATGTGTGCAAAATGTATGCATTGCAATGTATGGGGAAGAAATATATGACAGCAGAGGACAGCACCTGCATTTGGCCAGAGCGCAATACAACAGGTTGCACCGGCTGCCACATGTGGGAGAACTGCGATG ATCAAACCAATGACTGTCGCTGTAAGGACTCTGCAGATTGTGCGAACCCTGGGTATAACGTGTGTGTCCGTGTTGGGGAGGATGAGACTGCGGCCACACAGACCATGAGTGAATGTGAAGCAGGACTTCGGCGATGTAAGGGAGAAAAAGTGTTTGTTGTCAGTATCCAGCCCTGCACCTCCTAA
- the plcxd3 gene encoding PI-PLC X domain-containing protein 3, translating to MASSHGRSDLRFADWMASLPQSMHTIPLTNLAIPGSHDSFSFYIDEASPVGPEQPETVQNFVSVFGTVAKKLMRKWLATQTMNFTSQLEAGIRFFDLRISTKPRDPENELYFAHGLFSATVREGLEQISSFLSAHAREVVFLDFNHFYGMQNLHHEKLVTMLKEVFGEKLCPVVFAQEVTLQYLWEKEYQVLVFYHHPMALEVPFLWPGQMMPSPWANTTDPEKLIQFLQASITDRRRKGTFFVSQVVLTPKASTVMKGVASGLRETITERALPGMMQWIRSQRPGESGINIITADFVELGEFISAVITLNYHLDDEDDDAT from the exons ATGGCTTCGTCTCACGGGAGAAGCGACCTGCGGTTCGCAGACTGGATGGCAAGTTTACCGCAGAGCATGCACACTATCCCGCTCACCAACCTGGCTATTCCCG GATCCCACGATTCCTTCAGTTTTTACATCGATGAGGCGTCTCCAGTGGGCCCCGAGCAGCCAGAGACGGTGCAGAACTTCGTTTCTGTTTTTGGCACGGTGGCCAAGAAGCTAATGAGGAAGTGGTTGGCTACACAGACTATGAACTTCACGAGCCAACTGGAGGCTGGGATCCGCTTCTTTGACCTGCGCATCTCCACCAAGCCCCGTGACCCTGAAAATGAGCTGTACTTCGCCCACGGGCTCTTCAGTGCCACG gtcAGAGAAGGCCtagagcagatcagcagttttctGTCAGCTCATGCCAGAGAGGTGGTCTTCCTGGATTTCAACCACTTCTACGGCATGCAGAACCTGCACCATGAAAAACTGGTGACCATGCTAAAGGAGGTGTTTGGAGAGAAGCTCTGCCCTGTTGTTTTTGCTCAGGAG GTGACTCTGCAGTATCTATGGGAGAAGGAGTACCAGGTGCTTGTCTTCTACCACCATCCCATGGCCCTGGAGGTGCCCTTCCTGTGGCCAGGCCAGATGATGCCTTCTCCCTGGGCCAACACCACTGACCCAGAGAAGCTGATTCAGTTTCTGCAGGCATCTATCACTGACCGCAG GAGGAAGGGGACATTCTTTGTGTCCCAGGTGGTTCTGACACCAAAAGCCAGCACTGTGATGAAGGGTGTGGCTAGTGGACTGAGAGAGACAATTACAGAAAG GGCTTTACCAGGTATGATGCAGTGGATCAGATCTCAAAGACCCGGGGAGAGCGGCATTAAcatcatcacagctgattttgtGGAGCTTGGAGAATTCATCAGCGCCGTCATCACCCTCAATTATCACCTGGATGACGAAGACGACGACGCGACCTGA
- the rgs7bpa gene encoding regulator of G-protein signaling 7-binding protein A isoform X1 produces the protein MSSASNGRKNRPRSAGNIFQIGKPPYRDSQRRESTESTRKAQRAVADCRMIVQEFNTLVALYRELVISIGEITVDCPSLRAEMLRTRTKGCEMARAAHHSLSLISGPEDGEIHPEICRLFIQLQCCLEMYITEMLKSVCLLGSLQLHRKGNDSCGPAGLDGKTEESSDIPILEDTSSSPTDCPQLCWLVATDIENIEKDMREMKNLLSKLRETMPLPLKNQDDSSLLNLTPYPLVRQRKRRFFGLCCLVTS, from the exons ATGAGTTCTGCATCGAATGGGCGCAAAAATCGCCCCAGATCCGCCGGGAACATCTTCCAGATCGGCAAGCCTCCTTATCGAGACTCACAAAGGAGGGAGAGCACCGAAAGTACCCGCAAAGCCCAGCGCGCCGTGGCCGACTGCAGAATG ATCGTCCAAGAATTCAATACACTTGTGGCTCTGTACCGTGAGCTGGTCATCTCAATTGGCGAGATCACTGTCGACTGTCCTTCGTTACGGGCCGAAATGCTCAGGACCCGAACCAAAGGCTGCGAAATGGCGCGAGCGGCACACCACAGTCTCTCCTTGATATCGGG GCCAGAGGACGGGGAAATCCACCCTGAGATCTGTAGGCTCTTCATCCAGCTGCAGTGCTGTCTGGAGATGTACATCACAGAGATGCTCAAATCTGTGTGCTTGCTGGGATCACTGCAGCTCCATAGGAAAG GTAACGACTCATGTGGCCCTGCCGGCTTAGATGGTAAAACGGAGGAAAGCTCAGACATCCCCATTCTGGAGGACACCTCTTCCTCCCCCACTGACTGTCCTCAGCTCTGCTGGCTGGTGGCCACTGACATAGAAAACATAGAAAA GGATATGAGGGAGATGAAGAACCTTCTCAGTAAACTCAGGGAGACAATGCCTTTACCACTGAAGAACCAAG ATGACAGCAGTTTGCTGAACCTGACTCCCTACCCACTAGTCCGACAGAGGAAGAGGCGGTTCTTTGGGCTCTGTTGCCTGGTAACCAGCTAA